One Coleofasciculus chthonoplastes PCC 7420 genomic region harbors:
- a CDS encoding MlaD family protein, with protein sequence MRSRTIREGSVGLLILVGLAVFAGLAIWIRGLKFGNRSYSFVVNFPNVAGMKEGATVRYRGVDVGNITDIEATTNGVDVTIEIASEDLVIPEDVAIEANQSGLIGETSVDITPLREVSSNIQSMNPLKSECNSDVIICSGEQIEGEIGVSFIELLRNTERLTTIYTDPLFFNNINSLAQNASLAASGIAQLAGELSLLSRSVRQEVGGFSQASDAITTAATQTTQRIGDTADQFSQTAVQLNRLIASTNDLVTRNRAVLVGTLTSVGQTSEQLGVLLSDLRPTLENVNTTIDLVNTQVDQADVSTIIENVETASENLVALSANAAELSADLRDISNSLDSPSTAIVLQQLLDSARVTFENTQKITSDLEDLTGDPAFRQNLKELVNGLSELVSSTEQLEQQIEVAQVVEAASAEITTAAVQVVDKSRELNPQSIDEELTKSKHRLNHHHHILKKMPPIPKKSVADTDSQ encoded by the coding sequence ATGCGATCGCGAACCATTCGAGAAGGCTCCGTTGGCTTATTAATTCTAGTTGGACTCGCCGTGTTTGCTGGCTTGGCGATTTGGATTCGGGGTTTGAAGTTTGGCAATCGCAGTTACAGCTTTGTCGTCAACTTTCCTAACGTCGCTGGGATGAAAGAAGGAGCCACCGTGCGCTATCGCGGGGTTGATGTGGGCAACATTACTGATATTGAAGCCACAACCAACGGTGTTGATGTCACTATCGAAATTGCATCAGAAGACTTAGTGATCCCAGAAGATGTTGCCATTGAAGCCAATCAATCGGGTTTAATTGGCGAAACCTCGGTAGATATTACCCCACTTCGGGAAGTGTCCTCGAATATTCAGTCGATGAACCCTCTGAAGTCTGAATGCAATTCGGATGTGATTATTTGTAGTGGTGAGCAGATTGAGGGTGAGATTGGGGTTAGCTTTATTGAACTTCTCCGCAATACTGAGCGCTTAACCACCATCTATACCGATCCGCTATTTTTTAATAACATCAACTCTCTCGCCCAAAATGCCTCCCTCGCCGCCAGTGGTATCGCTCAACTTGCGGGTGAATTATCCTTATTATCGCGTTCCGTGCGTCAAGAAGTCGGCGGATTTTCTCAGGCGTCTGATGCGATTACCACAGCGGCTACCCAGACAACTCAACGCATTGGCGATACAGCGGATCAATTTAGTCAGACAGCTGTGCAACTCAATCGATTAATTGCCTCAACAAATGATTTAGTCACCAGAAATCGAGCAGTTTTAGTCGGAACGTTAACCAGTGTGGGTCAAACCAGCGAGCAGTTGGGCGTTCTGTTAAGCGATTTGAGACCAACCCTAGAAAATGTCAACACGACGATTGATTTAGTGAATACTCAAGTTGATCAAGCGGATGTCAGCACCATCATTGAAAACGTCGAAACCGCCTCCGAAAATTTAGTTGCCCTTTCCGCTAATGCGGCTGAGTTATCTGCTGACTTACGCGATATATCCAATTCCCTGGACAGTCCCAGCACTGCTATCGTATTGCAACAGCTATTAGATTCAGCACGGGTAACCTTTGAAAATACGCAAAAGATTACATCAGATTTGGAAGATTTAACGGGTGATCCGGCGTTCCGTCAAAATCTCAAAGAGTTAGTCAATGGACTTAGTGAACTTGTTTCTTCCACGGAACAATTGGAACAACAAATTGAGGTGGCACAAGTTGTCGAAGCCGCCAGTGCTGAAATTACAACGGCGGCGGTTCAGGTCGTGGATAAATCCCGTGAGCTTAATCCACAATCTATTGATGAGGAGTTAACTAAGTCTAAACATCGACTGAATCACCATCACCATATCCTGAAAAAAATGCCGCCAATTCCTAAAAAGTCAGTGGCGGATACTGATAGCCAGTAG
- a CDS encoding ABC transporter ATP-binding protein, giving the protein MKEPLIELKGVSKSFGGNVILDNVDLTIYQGEALGIIGPSGTGKSTILRMMAGLMPLDGGEIYVQGQKRSGLIEDAKDPIGIGMVFQQSALFDSLSIRENVGFFLYQHSKLSEERIRELVDEKLEMVGLPGIADQYPAELSGGMRRRVSFARAIMTNPDNPQDNPEILLYDEPTAGLDPIASTVIEDLVRQLQCVEGGCKTYVMVTHQDSTIRRTADRVVFLYKGKVQWQGPIGEIDTTDNPLVRQFFSASTSGPIQVVG; this is encoded by the coding sequence ATGAAAGAACCACTGATTGAACTAAAGGGAGTCTCCAAGTCCTTTGGGGGTAACGTCATCCTGGATAATGTTGATCTGACGATTTATCAGGGCGAAGCCTTAGGTATCATTGGACCCTCTGGGACGGGTAAGTCTACGATTCTACGCATGATGGCGGGTCTAATGCCACTGGATGGGGGTGAAATCTATGTGCAAGGACAAAAGCGTTCGGGTTTAATTGAAGATGCCAAAGACCCCATTGGCATCGGTATGGTGTTCCAGCAGTCTGCTCTGTTTGACTCCCTCAGCATCCGTGAAAATGTGGGATTTTTTCTTTACCAGCATTCTAAACTGTCTGAGGAGCGCATTCGGGAATTAGTAGATGAAAAGCTAGAGATGGTGGGGTTACCTGGAATTGCTGATCAGTATCCGGCGGAACTCTCAGGCGGGATGCGTCGGCGAGTGAGTTTTGCCCGGGCGATTATGACTAACCCGGATAATCCCCAAGACAACCCGGAAATTTTACTTTACGACGAACCCACGGCTGGACTTGACCCGATCGCGTCTACTGTGATTGAAGATTTAGTTCGTCAACTGCAATGTGTTGAAGGCGGATGTAAGACTTATGTAATGGTCACTCACCAAGATAGTACAATTCGCCGTACTGCTGACCGAGTTGTGTTTCTCTACAAAGGCAAGGTACAGTGGCAAGGTCCTATCGGCGAGATTGATACAACCGATAATCCTCTGGTGCGACAATTTTTCAGTGCCAGTACCAGCGGACCAATTCAGGTGGTTGGTTAG